A single genomic interval of Rhododendron vialii isolate Sample 1 chromosome 3a, ASM3025357v1 harbors:
- the LOC131318711 gene encoding uncharacterized protein LOC131318711: MRRFSKLMEEFKKEDGVAFKWLAKHEPHHWSRSHFNVATKGDMLLNNLCESFNAAILDARDKPILTMPERIRIYMIRHLVKMRASVEKWHGQIGPKIVKLLDKNIALCNEYIVVLTGDNQFELRGFHHGNLFCVDMNAKTCTCRRWDLSGIPCAHALVVLRDSKKKTEGLVHDYYQKQAYINTYKHVIYPMNGMDMWENTNKPPIEPPHYTRKSGRPKKCRRREPDEPPAQSDETKKMKRYLNKLSCRKYGGKGHNVRTCPSSFTTPRSKEQQCNQPISQPMFTQPSQPTPKVPYRRGGIAKRGGAARRGGAP; the protein is encoded by the exons ATGAGGAGGTTTAGCAAACTTATGGAAGAGTTCAAGAAAGAGGATGGGGTAGCGTTTAAGTGGCTTGCTAAGCATGAACCCCACCACTGGTCTAGATCACATTTTAATGTTGCTACCAAAGGTGACATGCTCTTAAATAACCTTTGTGAGTCATTCAATGCTGCAATACTCGATGCCAGGGACAAGCCAATCCTAACCATGCCAGAGAGGATTAGAATTTACATGATAAGGCATTTAGTGAAAATGAGGGCTTCTGTTGAGAAATGGCATGGTCAGATTGGTCCAAAGATTGTCAAGTTATTGGACAAGAACATTGCACTTTGCAACGAATACATTGTTGTCTTAACTGGGGACAACCAGTTTGAACTTAGAGGTTTTCATCATGGAAACCTATTTTGTGTTGACATGAATGCAAAAACATGCACTTGTAGAAGGTGGGACTTGTCAG GTATCCCCTGTGCACATGCACTTGTTGTCTTAAGAGATTCAAAAAAGAAGACTGAGGGCCTTGTGCATGACTACTACCAGAAGCAGGCATACATCAACACCTACAAACATGTCATATACCCCATGAATGGGATGGACATGTGGGAGAATACAAACAAACCACCAATTGAGCCCCCACATTACACTAGGAAGTCTGGGAGGCCTAAGAAATGCAGAAGGAGGGAACCAGATGAGCCACCTGCTCAAAGTGATGAAACCAAGAAAATGAAGAGGTATCTTAACAAACTGAGCTGTAGAAAATATGGGGGAAAAGGGCATAATGTGAGGACTTGCCCATCTAGTTTCACAACACCAAGGTCCAAAGAACAGCAATGCAATCAGCCAATCTCACAACCAATGTTCACTCAGCCATCACAGCCCACACCCAAGGTCCCCTATAGAAGGGGAGGTATAGCTAAAAGGGGAGGTGCAGCTAGAAGGGGAGGTGCCCCTTAA